A window of Hevea brasiliensis isolate MT/VB/25A 57/8 chromosome 14, ASM3005281v1, whole genome shotgun sequence contains these coding sequences:
- the LOC131173025 gene encoding receptor-like protein 33: MDLRVLILSSNKLIGEVSSVVCNLNSLEILDLSNNSLNSFIPQCLGNFSNNLSVLHLGMNKFQGTILETFSIGSNLRYLNFNGNQLQGRILPSICNCINLEILDLENNNIDDTFPHFLETLSKLQILILKSNKFHGLVKGTSANYSFSKLRIFDLSNNMFSGPLPAEYFNNFKAMMIFDLNMKYMGAPNHSSYDYSVSLTLKGLEIELVKIQTLLTSIDLSGNKFTGEIPQSIGKLKSLKLLNLSHNQLTGNIQPSLGNLSNLESLDLSSNLLVGRIPMQLTYLTFLEVFRVSHNQLEGPIPEGKQFNTFDSTSYEGNLGLCGFPLEKCDSGERQQPTASKEIDSKSKIGFGWKAISAGYGCGVIFGIAMGYVVFKTRKRTCFVRMVEGERHRKLKRFSN, translated from the coding sequence ATGGACTTGAGAGTTCTCATTCTTTCATCCAACAAATTGATAGGAGAAGTCTCATCTGTAGTTTGCAATCTAAATTCTCTTGAAATTCTTGACTTGTCGAACAATAGTTTGAATAGCTTCATACCACAATGTTTGGGAAATTTCAGCAATAATCTTTCAGTATTGCACTTGGGCATGAACAAATTCCAAGGAACCATCCTTGAAACGTTTTCAATAGGCAGCAACTTGAGATATTTGAACTTCAATGGTAACCAATTGCAAGGGAGAATCCTACCTTCCATCTGCAATTgtataaatttggaaattttagatcttgaaaacaataatatagatGACACATTCCCCCATTTTCTGGAAACACTTTCGAAGCTACAAATTCTAATtctaaaatccaataaatttcatgGTTTGGTGAAAGGGACTTCTGCCAATTATTCATTCTCAAAGCTGCGAATTTTTGACCTCTCCAACAACATGTTTAGCGGACCTCTACCTGCGGAGTATTTCAACAATTTCAAGGCAATGATGATCTTTGATTTGAATATGAAATACATGGGGGCGCCAAATCATTCTTCTTATGATTATTCTGTGAGTCTAACACTCAAAGGCTTAGAGATTGAGTTGGTGAAAATCCAAACGCTTCTTACATCCATTGATTTGTCGGGCAATAAATTCACAGGGGAGATCCCACAGTCAATTGGAAAACTTAAATCACTTAAGTTGCTCAACTTGTCTCACAATCAACTCACGGGCAATATTCAACCATCATTGGGGAATTTGAGCAATTTGGAATCTTTAGACCTCTCTTCAAATCTTCTTGTTGGAAGGATTCCAATGCAGCTGACATATTTgacatttttggaagtgtttcggGTTTCACATAATCAACTTGAAGGACCTATTCCGGAAGGAAAGCAGTTCAACACATTCGATAGCACTTCATATGAAGGAAATTTGGGATTGTGTGGATTTCCGCTAGAAAAATGTGACAGTGGGGAGAGGCAACAACCAACAGCATCAAAAGAAATTGATTCCAAGTCTAAAATTGGATTTGGATGGAAAGCTATATCGGCGGGGTATGGATGTGGAGTAATATTTGGTATTGCAATGGGATATGTTGTGTTTAAAACAAGAAAACGTACATGTTTTGTGAGGATGGTTGAAGGTGAAAGGCATCGAAAGCTTAAAAGATTTAGCAATTAA
- the LOC131173026 gene encoding receptor-like protein 9DC1, which yields MASLLWFAHFLSFLLFHLRFQAGSSLPFSFNSSSAAMPCQHDQSLALVQFMKTFSIRSNASSWDFLYPKPYPKTESWKEGTDCCLWDGVTCEIETGNVIGLNLSSSLLYGTIHSNNSLFLLPHLQKLDLSNNDFNQSQIVPQFGQFLNLRYLNLNHSVFEGQIPLEISYLPALVSLDLSKNPYLILETFIFNELVQNLTQLQQLDLSEINMSLVGSSSLMNLSSSLTSLKLSECQLQGKFPDISHLSKLVLLDLSYNNFSGEIPSSLENFKQLDTLYLDNNNLNGQIPSLLGSLKELSSLDLSYNNFNGEIPSSFENLKQLDSLYLYKNNLSGQIPSLLGSLKELSSLDLSYNNFNGEIPSSFENLTQLYYLDLSCNNFNGEIPSSFENLKQLYYLDLEDNNLNGQIPSSLGRLKKLSSLYLSYNNFNGEIPSSFENLKQLHSLYLYKNNLSGQIPVRT from the coding sequence ATGGCTAGTCTACTATGGTTTGCTCACTTTCTCTCCTTCCTTTTGTTTCACTTGCGTTTCCAAGCTGGTTCTTCTCTACCTTTTTCTTTCAATTCCTCCTCTGCAGCCATGCCGTGCCAACATGACCAGAGTCTTGCCTTGGTCCAATTCATGAAAACCTTTTCTATTAGAAGTAATGCCTCTTCCTGGGATTTCCTTTACCCCAAGCCTTATCCCAAGACAGAGTCTTGGAAAGAGGGCACAGATTGCTGCTTGTGGGATGGGGTCACTTGCGAAATAGAAACAGGTAATGTAATTGGCCTTAACCTTTCTTCTAGCTTGCTCTATGGTACCATCCATTCTAATAATTCTCTTTTCCTCCTTCCTCATCTCCAAAAGCTTGACCTCTCCAATAATGACTTCAACCAATCTCAAATTGTGCCTCAATTTGGCCAGTTTTTGAATTTAAGGTATCTTAACCTAAATCACTCTGTTTTTGAGGGCCAAATTCCACTAGAAATTTCTTATCTGCCTGCTTTGGTTTCGCTTGATCTTTCTAAGAACCCTTATTTGATACTTGAAACCTTTATTTTTAACGAGCTTGTTCAAAACCTGACCCAGTTACAGCAATTGGACTTGAGTGAAATAAACATGTCCTTGGTCGGGTCTAGTTCCTTGATGAATTTGTCTTCTTCTTTGACATCTCTCAAACTCAGCGAATGCCAATTGCAAGGGAAATTCCCAGATATCAGTCATCTATCCAAGTTGGTTTTATTGGACCTCTCCTATAACAATTTTAGTGGTGAGATTCCATCCTCATTGGAAAATTTTAAACAGCTTGATACTTTATACCTTGACAACAACAATCTCAATGGTCAAATTCCATCCTTACTCGGAAGCCTTAAGGAACTCTCCTCATTGGACCTctcctataacaattttaatggtgAGATTCCCTCCTCATTTGAAAACCTTAAACAGCTTGACAGTTTGTACCTCTATAAAAACAATCTCAGTGGTCAAATTCCATCCTTGCTCGGAAGCCTTAAGGAACTCTCCTCATTGGACCTctcctataacaattttaatggtgAGATTCCCTCCTCATTTGAAAACCTTACACAGCTTTATTATTTGGACCTCTCCTGTAACAATTTTAATGGTGAGATTCCCTCCTCATTTGAAAACCTTAAACAGCTTTATTATTTGGACCTCGAAGACAACAATCTCAATGGTCAAATTCCATCCTCACTTGGAAGACTTAAGAAACTCTCCTCATTGTACCTctcctataacaattttaatggtgAGATTCCCTCCTCATTTGAAAACCTTAAACAGCTTCACAGTTTGTACCTCTATAAAAACAATCTCAGTGGTCAAATTCCTGTTAGAACCTAA